In a single window of the Deltaproteobacteria bacterium genome:
- a CDS encoding phage holin family protein has product MGLLARPLAGAAGLYLASLVVEGVTLDGPAAAATAAAALALVNIFIKPVVKALTFPVNIATLGLFSLVMNGAFLMATASVITGFHVAGPLPALYGAAVVSLASAAARVFSRKF; this is encoded by the coding sequence ATGGGTCTGCTCGCAAGACCGCTCGCCGGCGCCGCCGGCCTCTACCTCGCCTCCCTGGTCGTGGAAGGCGTAACGCTTGACGGACCGGCGGCGGCCGCAACGGCGGCCGCCGCCCTCGCCCTCGTGAACATCTTCATAAAGCCCGTTGTAAAGGCGCTCACCTTTCCGGTGAACATCGCCACGCTGGGCCTCTTCTCCCTCGTCATGAACGGCGCCTTCCTCATGGCCACGGCCTCCGTGATAACCGGCTTCCACGTGGCCGGACCGCTGCCGGCCCTCTACGGCGCCGCCGTAGTGAGCCTCGCCTCGGCGGCGGCTCGGGTCTTCTCAAGGAAATTCTGA